One Burkholderia sp. WP9 genomic window, GGCGCGCAGTACGCGCACGCGCCTGGCTCATGACATCGCGACACTACAGCGCACAAAGTCCCAACCTGAATTGAAAATGGCGCGCCAGGGGCGCGCCATTTTTCCCTCGTCTTCATTGCGCGTTCACTGCTCCTTCATCAAGGGCGTCAAGGTCGATGCCGCGATCGGCAACGTATCGACCTGAGACTGCGACTGAAGCGACATGCTGGCGCTGTTCGCGGCGTCGACGCGGCTCGTGCCGACGAGATCCGGCAAATCGAGTTGCCGCTTCAGATGACCGGCGAGGCGCAGCGACAGCGCGGCAATCGTGATGGTCGGGAAATTGGCGCCGACGGTCGGAAACACCGAGCTGCCGCCAATGTACAGATTGCTCATGCCATGCACCTTGCAATCGCGATCGACCACGCCCTCGCGCGGCGAATCGTGCATGCGCGTGGTGCCCATGTGGTGCCACGTGCCTTCGAGTTTCACCGGCCACGTCCGGCCTTCGAGCGGCTCGTCGAGCGTGACGTCCGCGACGTTTGCCATCTGCAATTCCTGCGCGAGCAACTGGAACGTCTTATCGAAAGTGCGCTGCACCTGTTCGCCGAGGCGCCACTCCACGCGCACGCGCGGCATGCCGAAATGGTCGCGCTTATCGGTCGACAACGTCACGCGGCTATCCGGATCGGGCACCGCTTCGACGATCGCCTGCAGCGTGACGTCCGTGATCAGCGCGGGCCATTGCAACAGCCGCGTCAAACCGAAGCCGACGGTATGCAGCGGGTGCGAAATCATCGTCTCGATGTCGCGCTTCAGGCTGCGACCCGGCTGGTCCTTGCCCATCAACGCTTCCTTGAAACGGATCAGCGCCTCGGAGCCCGCACTGCCTTCGCCGTACCATTTCGAGTAGAGCCAGACACGCGAATTCAGCAGTTTCTCGCGTTCCATCCACTCCTGCTTTGGCGCGAACTGGGACGAGATCTTCGTACCGTGCGCCGACACCGCCGCATTCTGATAGTGATACTTGATGTCGTATAGCTTGTTGCGCGCGACGCCCGGACGAAAGCGCACTTTGCCCGACATCATGCGCGGATGGTCCATGAAGTAGCGGCCGACCAGATCGTTGGCATTGCCGAGGCCGGCGGCCTGCACATTGTTCGACGCGAGCAGCAGGCGCGCGTTTTCGATGCCACCTGTAGCCAGCACGAAAATCCTCGCGGTCACCGAAATTCGGCGGCCGCTGATCGTGCCCACTTTCACCCTCGAAATCGTCGTGCCTTGTGCGTCGGCGTCGATATTGAGCACGTTTGCGTGGAGGAACACGCGCACCCTCGTGGAGTGCGACAGTTCCTCGCGATACGTCTTGCCAAAGCGCACCGGCGGGCTGAACTGCGCGACGGTGTCACGCATATCGCCGGTGGCGAGCGGCAGACGGCGCACATCCTGGCGCCCGATCTCGCGCTCCCAGTAAGCGGGGTCGAAATTCTGCGGACCGAGCTTCAGCAGTTCATGCGTGCGCGCATAGTAGGGCGCCAGTTCGTCGAGACCGAACGGCCAGCCGCTGTGCGCGATCCAGTCGCGCTTTTCGAAGTCCCAGGGGTCGAGCGGGCGGCACCAGCCGCCCCAGCAGTTGCTGCTGCCGCCAAAGTACCGGCTGCGCGAGCCGTCCGCGAACGTATAGGGAAGCCCGACGTTCTCGCCGCGATACAGGTCGCGGGTTGCGTCGTCAGGCCCGAAGCCACCGCTTTCGAGCACGCAGGCGTCGATACCCGCCCTGGACATTTCGAGCGCAAGCGTAATTCCGGCAACGCCTGCACCGATGATGCAGACCGTCGTTTCAACAACCGTGTTTTGTTCAACAGTACGCGTATCGATGAACATCCCCTACTCCCGATCTTCTTCACGCATTTCTTGAGCGCGTCACGGTTCGCCGGCCACGGCCGGCAACCATGCTACGCAAACGTCGCAACCGGGTTCTGCAGGCGTGCCGCCTCGGGTGCCGCTCACCCTATCGCGCGACAATCCGTTGCGGCAGCCCACATTCCGGCACTGCGACCTCGGCCTCCTCAGCGTACGAACGCTGTGGTTCTATGTCTGTGGGTCAGGTCACGGAGTCGAACCGTTTCCTGATGAAGCGGCACGGATTTCCACCGTACACGCCCTCGGCGTCCAGCGACCGATGCACGACCGACAAAGGCGTCACGACCGCCGAACGGCCAATCGTCACGCCCATTTGCACCACGCATTTCGACGTGATCCAGACGCCGTCCTCGATGATGATCGGCGCAACGTGCAGATCCATCGTGGTGCTCATGTCATGTGAGCCGGCGGTGAGGAACGTGCCTTGAGAGATGCACACGTTCGAGCCGATGCGAATCAGCGTCTGGTTGTAGATCCAGACATCGACACCGAACCAGCAGTTGTCGCCCACCTCGAGATTCCACGGCGCCTTCACGCGCACCGGATGCACGAACCGGCAACCTGTACCGATCTTCGCGCCGAACAGTCGCAGCAAGGCGACGCGCACACCGGAAAACGGCAGCAGTTTGTTGTTGATCACACAGGCTTCGAGCACGAACCAGATCAGTTCGATCAGCGCGCCGCGCCGCGCCTGATAATTTCCTTTGCCGGCCTGCGCCAGCTCGATGACGCGACCGTCTTCGCGCACAGCATCGGCCTGCGGCATGCGGCCGATATGGGGATCGTCGGCAATGTTACCCATCAGCTTTCTCCGAACCACGAACAGTGGTAAACATACGCAGGCATGCCAGGCAAATTCTTTACATTATGTTGCGGCGCCTTGCGGGACTTTTCACTGTGGCCGTGCCGGCAAGCGTTTTGGCGGCTACACGCGTACTGGTTGGCGCACGATAGCTTTATCCCGACCGCATCTCCTTGGGGAACAAGATGAACACCTCGCTTCGACACACCGCTACCTGGATGCTTCTCGCGATCGGATCGTGCGCGGCGCCGGCTTTCGCGCAGAAGGCCGCGCCCGAACCCGCACCCGCCGCGACCGCGGTCAACGCCTACGGCGTCAACGCACAGCTTCCCGCCAACCGGCGCGCCGCGCATCGCGACAGCGAGAAGGCGTTGCTCGGCTCGCCGAATCCCTACGGCACGGACAACATGCAAGGCAATACCGACGACGCCCAGCGCGCCGCGTTGCTCGATACGCAACGCATGACCGTGCTGGGTGGGGGGCAGGGTGCGCAACCGGCGGTCGGCAAGGGCCAGCGCAAGGCGCCCGCCGCGGCCAACGGCCAGGTGCGTGTAGCGGGCCAGCCGGGCCGTCCGAATCCGGCTGCCAACGCGCTGGCGGCGGACGGCACCGCGAAAACCACCTATGCCGATCCCTACACGTCGGGCAAACGCGGCGTCTACCGTTCTCCGTGGTGACATCAGCTCCATGATGAGGCCGCGGTCCGGATCAATCCGGCGTGGCTTTCTCCGCCGTGGCCGGTTTGAGCCGTCGCCGCGCCGCGGCGCCTGAAGGCCGCGGGCCTACAGAGCGTGCCGCGCCTTTCGAAGGTTTGCCTCCCAACTTACGCAACAGCAACGCGAGCCGTTCCTCGAAGGTGCGAATCGTCGACTCTGGCGAGAGCGCGCGCTCCGCATAATTGCGCGCGGCTTTGCCGAGCGCCGCGCGCCGGTCCGCGTCACCAGCGAGCGCCGTGATCGCCGCCGCCAGCGCTTTCACGTTGTCCGGCGGCACGACAACGCCCCGTGACGCCACGGCTTCGTACAGCGCGGTGCCACGGCGCGCCATCGCGATGGTCGCGCGGCCGCTCGCGAGCATCCCTGTGAGCTTGGACGGCATGACGAGATCCGCCGCGTCGCCGCGTTGCGGCAGCACGTGAATGTCGGCGAGATTGAGCAGTTCGTTCAGACGCCCTACCGGTTGCAGCGGCATGAACACGCAATTTGTCAAGCCGGAACAGCGTTCGAGCAGATCAGCTTTGGCGGCGCCGCTGCCGCAGAACACGAAAGTGAGATCCTGGCGCGCGGCCAGCGCGACCGCCGCATCGGCGAGCGTTTCGATGCCCTGCTTCGCGCCCATGTTGCCGGAATACAGAATGACTTTCTGCTTATCCGGAATACCGAGCAGGCGCCGGAACTCGCTAGGCCGGGCAAGCGGAAAAATGGCCGACACGTCGACCCAATTCGGCAGGCAGACCACCCGCGACGAAGGGACGCCCTTGGCCGTCGCGCGCGTGCTCATCTGCTTCGTGATCGACGATACCGCATCGAAGCGCCGCAGCAACGCGCTTTCGATCCAGCGTGCCGTGCGGGCCGCGCGTGGGCTTTTCAGCAGACCCAGATCGAATGCCGCATCGACCTCGTAATCCTGAATATGCAGCCACGCACTCGCGCGCGTGATGCGCGCGAGCATCAGCGCACCCGGCGCGCACATTAAGGTCGGCGCGATCAGAATGACCGCGTGAGGACGCCACAGCGCCTGCCATGCGAGCAGCGGCAACGAAGTCGCCGCGAAGGTCGCCAGATGCAGCATGCGCTTCAGGCCGCTCGGACGCGACGGCACCCACAGCGGAGCACGCCAGATCTCCACCCCGTCGCGGGTCTCGTGCTGATAACGCCAGGACGCATAGCCCTCTGCGACACGCCACTCCGGATAGTACGGTGGCGCGCACACCACCCGCACGTCATGGCCGCGGTCGGCCAGCAATACGGCCATTTCCGACGTGTACTTGCCCACTCCCGTCAGTTCAGGCGCATAGTTAATGCCGTAGATCAGTAGCTTCATTGTGACTGCCAAACGAGTTAGGGCGTCTTACGCGCGAAGTGACCGGGCGGGGCGGAGGCCGGCTTAGTCGCTCAACATCAGCGCACAGCCGCGGGCGATATTGGCAGCCGCGGAAGGCGGGTCGAAACGGCGAATCACATCCATGCACCGGCGCGCGGTGCCGCCCGCATCGGCGAACGCTTCCATTGCCTTGAGCATGGTGCGCTGCAGCCCGGCGACATCGCCCGCGGTAAACGCGTAGCCGCTCACCCCGTCGATCACCAGTTCCGGCACGCAGCCACAACTCTCGCTGACCACCGCCGGGCAACCATGCGCGAGCGCTTCGTTGACCACCAGTCCCCACGGTTCGCTGTAGCTCGGCAGCACCATGCAGGTCGCGCCGTAATACTCCTGCGTAAGCGGCTCGTCCTGCAGACTGCCGACGAATGTCACCGCGTCGCCGAGTTCGAGCTCGGCCACCTTCGCATGCAAGGCTTCACGCATTGGGCCCGTGCCGACAATGCGCAGCTTCGCCGCCGGAACACGCCGCCGCAATCCGGCGAGCGCCTCGATCAGCGTGCCGATGCCTTTCTCTTCGGACAGACGCCCCACGAACAGAAACACCGGCTGATTGCCCGCGCGAGCGGCAACCCGCTCGACCAGCGCACGCTCCGGCGAAAACGAACCCGGCAACGCCGCCGCCTGACACGGCACGAAAATCTTCTCGCGCTTCGCACCGAGGGAAAGCAGATACTCGCGGCTGCGCTCGCCAAACCCGAAATAGCCGTCGCACAGCGAGAAAAACACGCGCTTGGGAATCGACGTCAGCAGCTTCTTGGGCCGGTCGCGCGCGGTCGAATCGCAGAACACCGCGCGCCGTTTGCCGGTCACGATGCAGGCCGCGAGCATGGCCCAATATTCCGGGCGGTGATAGCCCGGCAGCACGATCAGGTCCGACTTGGTGCGCAAGACTTCCCACGTGAGGCGCGCGATCAGCTTCATGGTCGGCACGTCTTCGTAGCAGCCGTCGAACAGCTTCTGCATCGGATAGCGGTGAAACGAATAATCGACGTCGGAAAACCCGACGCGGTCATGCTCCGTATCGGCGATCTGCACCATTGAATAGCGAATCGCGCCTGAAGCCGAAATGTTATGCAACGCGGAAAACACGACACCCTTGTGGCGCGACCACACGACGTTGTGAAAGATCGTGACTGACGCTGTCATTTTTATGCCACTCCTCGAAGATTCGTCCTGCGTGCATGGCGCGTTCCGCGCTCGCACAGCGTCCCCAGCTAGTCATTTCAAAGCCGCGCTGAAGCGGCAACCCGTGCGGCTATACCTCGACGGCGGCAGCGGGTGTCGAACCGGCATGGGATTCAACGAAGTCCCGGTACGTGGATGCGATCCCGTCCTCCAGACCGATCGTTGCGCGCCAGCCCATTTGCGCGAGGCGCGAGACGTCGAGCAGCTTGCGCGGCGTGCCGTCGGGTTTCGAGGCGTCGAACACGAGTTCACCGTCGAAGCCCGCCACCTTGCAGATGCATTCGGCCAGCTCGCGAATCGACAGGTCTTCACCCACGCCGACATTGAACAGGCCTTCCGTCACGTTGTGCTCTAGCACGAACAACGTGGCCGCGGCCAGATCGTCGACGTGCAGGAATTCGCGGCGCGGCGTGCCCGAACCCCACACCGACAGCGTGGAGTCGCCGTTCACCTTCGCTTCATGAGCCTTGCGCAGAAGCGCCGGCAACACGTGGCTGCTATTCAGATCGTAGTTGTCGTTCGGGCCGTACAGATTGGTCGGCATCAACGCCACGTACTGGGTGTTGTACTCACGGTTGTAGGCTTCGCACAACTTGACGCCGGCGATCTTCGCGATCGCATAGGCGTCGTTGGTCGGTTCGAGCGGCGAAGTCAGGAGATACTCCTCGCGGATAGGCTGCGGACACTGCTTCGGATAGATGCACGACGAACCGAAGAACACCAGCCGCTCGACCTTGGCCCGGTACGCCGCGTGAATCACGTTGGTTTCGATCACCAGGTTTTCATAGATGAACTCACCCGGGCGCGTCGCGTTCGCGAGAATGCCGCCCACGCGCGCGGCCGCGAGCAGCACCACGTCGATCTGTTCGCTTTCGAAGAAGCGATTCACGGCCGCCTGATCCGTGAGGTCGAGCTGCTGCCGCGAGCGGGTGATCACATTCGGATACCCCTCGGCGGCAAGACGCCTGACCAGCGCGGAGCCGACCATGCCACGGTGGCCCGCGACGAAAATGCGTGCTTGTTTGTTCATCGCAAGTTACTCGTGATGTTCCAGCGCCGTGAATCCGGCCAGCGTGACGAGCGCGTCACGTCGTGCAATCTGATAGTCCGCGCGCACCATTTCCTTGACGAGCGAGGCGAACGACGTGGTCGGCTGCCAGCCGAGCTTCGCATGCGCCTTCGACGGATCGCCGAGCAGCGTCTCGACTTCGGCGGGCCGGAAGTAGCGCGGATCGACGCGCACGATCACGTCGCCCGGCGACATCTTGATCTCGCGCCCTTCCACTTTCTCGACGATGCCGATTTCATCCACGCCGGTGCCTTCGAAGCGCACGGTGACGCCAAGCTCGGCGGCCGCGTGCTGCACGAACTGACGCACGCTGTACTGCACGCCCGTGGCGATGACGTAGTCCTCCGGCCGCTCCTGCTGGAGCATGCGCCATTGCATCTCGACG contains:
- a CDS encoding GMC family oxidoreductase; amino-acid sequence: MFIDTRTVEQNTVVETTVCIIGAGVAGITLALEMSRAGIDACVLESGGFGPDDATRDLYRGENVGLPYTFADGSRSRYFGGSSNCWGGWCRPLDPWDFEKRDWIAHSGWPFGLDELAPYYARTHELLKLGPQNFDPAYWEREIGRQDVRRLPLATGDMRDTVAQFSPPVRFGKTYREELSHSTRVRVFLHANVLNIDADAQGTTISRVKVGTISGRRISVTARIFVLATGGIENARLLLASNNVQAAGLGNANDLVGRYFMDHPRMMSGKVRFRPGVARNKLYDIKYHYQNAAVSAHGTKISSQFAPKQEWMEREKLLNSRVWLYSKWYGEGSAGSEALIRFKEALMGKDQPGRSLKRDIETMISHPLHTVGFGLTRLLQWPALITDVTLQAIVEAVPDPDSRVTLSTDKRDHFGMPRVRVEWRLGEQVQRTFDKTFQLLAQELQMANVADVTLDEPLEGRTWPVKLEGTWHHMGTTRMHDSPREGVVDRDCKVHGMSNLYIGGSSVFPTVGANFPTITIAALSLRLAGHLKRQLDLPDLVGTSRVDAANSASMSLQSQSQVDTLPIAASTLTPLMKEQ
- a CDS encoding DapH/DapD/GlmU-related protein → MGNIADDPHIGRMPQADAVREDGRVIELAQAGKGNYQARRGALIELIWFVLEACVINNKLLPFSGVRVALLRLFGAKIGTGCRFVHPVRVKAPWNLEVGDNCWFGVDVWIYNQTLIRIGSNVCISQGTFLTAGSHDMSTTMDLHVAPIIIEDGVWITSKCVVQMGVTIGRSAVVTPLSVVHRSLDAEGVYGGNPCRFIRKRFDSVT
- a CDS encoding glycosyltransferase WbuB, producing MKLLIYGINYAPELTGVGKYTSEMAVLLADRGHDVRVVCAPPYYPEWRVAEGYASWRYQHETRDGVEIWRAPLWVPSRPSGLKRMLHLATFAATSLPLLAWQALWRPHAVILIAPTLMCAPGALMLARITRASAWLHIQDYEVDAAFDLGLLKSPRAARTARWIESALLRRFDAVSSITKQMSTRATAKGVPSSRVVCLPNWVDVSAIFPLARPSEFRRLLGIPDKQKVILYSGNMGAKQGIETLADAAVALAARQDLTFVFCGSGAAKADLLERCSGLTNCVFMPLQPVGRLNELLNLADIHVLPQRGDAADLVMPSKLTGMLASGRATIAMARRGTALYEAVASRGVVVPPDNVKALAAAITALAGDADRRAALGKAARNYAERALSPESTIRTFEERLALLLRKLGGKPSKGAARSVGPRPSGAAARRRLKPATAEKATPD
- a CDS encoding glycosyltransferase family 4 protein, giving the protein MTASVTIFHNVVWSRHKGVVFSALHNISASGAIRYSMVQIADTEHDRVGFSDVDYSFHRYPMQKLFDGCYEDVPTMKLIARLTWEVLRTKSDLIVLPGYHRPEYWAMLAACIVTGKRRAVFCDSTARDRPKKLLTSIPKRVFFSLCDGYFGFGERSREYLLSLGAKREKIFVPCQAAALPGSFSPERALVERVAARAGNQPVFLFVGRLSEEKGIGTLIEALAGLRRRVPAAKLRIVGTGPMREALHAKVAELELGDAVTFVGSLQDEPLTQEYYGATCMVLPSYSEPWGLVVNEALAHGCPAVVSESCGCVPELVIDGVSGYAFTAGDVAGLQRTMLKAMEAFADAGGTARRCMDVIRRFDPPSAAANIARGCALMLSD
- a CDS encoding GDP-L-fucose synthase — protein: MNKQARIFVAGHRGMVGSALVRRLAAEGYPNVITRSRQQLDLTDQAAVNRFFESEQIDVVLLAAARVGGILANATRPGEFIYENLVIETNVIHAAYRAKVERLVFFGSSCIYPKQCPQPIREEYLLTSPLEPTNDAYAIAKIAGVKLCEAYNREYNTQYVALMPTNLYGPNDNYDLNSSHVLPALLRKAHEAKVNGDSTLSVWGSGTPRREFLHVDDLAAATLFVLEHNVTEGLFNVGVGEDLSIRELAECICKVAGFDGELVFDASKPDGTPRKLLDVSRLAQMGWRATIGLEDGIASTYRDFVESHAGSTPAAAVEV